A single genomic interval of Hafnia alvei harbors:
- a CDS encoding (4Fe-4S)-binding protein gives MDQELQDAGYRLYHGKEIDVYFNLSICQHSGNCVRGNSSLFKLNRQPWIVPDNVDAKTAISVINTCPSGALKYRQK, from the coding sequence ATGGATCAAGAGCTACAAGATGCGGGTTACCGCCTGTATCACGGCAAAGAAATTGACGTCTATTTTAACCTCAGCATTTGCCAGCATTCTGGCAACTGTGTAAGAGGAAATAGCAGCCTATTCAAACTGAACCGCCAGCCTTGGATTGTTCCTGATAACGTCGATGCCAAAACTGCGATTAGCGTTATCAATACCTGCCCCAGCGGCGCACTGAAGTATCGTCAAAAATAG
- the cheA gene encoding chemotaxis protein CheA codes for MDITAFYQTFFDEADELLADMEQHLLELDPEEPDIEQLNAIFRAAHSIKGGAGTFGFNILQETTHLLENLLDGARRHEMRLSTDIINLFLETKDIMQDQLDAYKSTQDPDHASFEYICQALRQLALEAQETNEPEAADGQHLTVVAQESGTTAGSNNETSEMAVPEGCISLSLCGLKSQEVPLMLEELGNLGTIRQHAETEHGLDAILETTASEDDIAAVLCFVLEPEQISFNHGAMASAENTATAAQPVSPAPTAEAKPTTAPELKLVPEQSAPRQTEAPKRPAKAAESTSIRVAVEKVDQLINMVGELVITQSMLAQRSDMLDPVEHGDLLNSLGQLERNARDLQESVMSIRMMPMEYVFSRFPRQVRDLASKLNKQVEITLLGSSTELDKSLIERIIDPLTHLVRNSLDHGIETPEVRVAAGKSAVGNLTLSAEHQGGNIYIEVRDDGAGLNRERILAKARSQGMAVSDSMTDDEVGLLIFAPGFSTAEQVTDVSGRGVGMDVVKRNIQEMGGHVEIQSQGGKGTTIRIVLPLTLAILDGMSVKVNNEVFILPLNAVMESLQPREEDLYPLAGGERVLQVRGEYLPLVELYSVFEVQGAKTDAMQGIVVILQSAGRRYALLVDQLVGQHQVVVKNLETNYRKVPGISAATILGDGSVALIVDVAALQNINREKRVAVSAA; via the coding sequence ATGGATATTACTGCGTTTTATCAAACGTTTTTTGATGAAGCCGATGAACTGCTGGCAGATATGGAACAGCACCTGCTGGAGCTGGATCCTGAAGAGCCAGATATTGAACAACTCAACGCGATTTTCCGTGCCGCTCACTCCATCAAAGGAGGCGCAGGGACGTTTGGTTTCAACATTTTGCAAGAAACCACCCATTTGCTGGAAAACTTACTCGATGGTGCACGTCGTCATGAAATGCGGCTGAGCACCGATATCATCAACCTGTTTCTGGAAACCAAAGATATTATGCAGGACCAGCTCGATGCCTATAAATCCACGCAGGATCCCGATCACGCCAGTTTTGAGTATATCTGTCAGGCATTAAGGCAACTGGCGTTAGAAGCTCAAGAAACCAACGAGCCCGAGGCCGCCGACGGCCAGCATCTCACCGTCGTCGCGCAAGAGAGTGGAACTACCGCAGGCAGCAATAACGAAACCAGCGAAATGGCAGTACCCGAAGGGTGCATTTCTCTTTCCCTGTGCGGGCTGAAGTCGCAAGAAGTGCCGCTGATGCTGGAAGAGCTTGGCAATTTAGGCACCATTCGCCAACACGCTGAAACCGAGCACGGGCTGGATGCGATTCTGGAAACCACGGCCAGCGAAGATGATATTGCTGCCGTACTCTGTTTTGTGCTGGAACCTGAGCAAATTTCGTTTAATCACGGTGCGATGGCTTCGGCTGAAAATACGGCGACTGCTGCTCAGCCCGTGTCGCCAGCCCCAACCGCCGAAGCAAAACCGACCACCGCGCCAGAATTAAAACTGGTGCCTGAGCAGTCCGCTCCGCGTCAGACCGAAGCGCCAAAACGCCCAGCCAAAGCGGCAGAAAGCACCAGTATTCGTGTGGCCGTGGAGAAAGTCGATCAGCTGATTAACATGGTTGGTGAGCTGGTGATTACCCAGTCGATGCTCGCGCAGCGTTCAGACATGCTCGATCCGGTAGAGCACGGTGATTTACTTAACAGTCTCGGCCAGTTAGAACGCAACGCGCGTGACCTGCAAGAGTCGGTGATGTCGATTCGTATGATGCCGATGGAGTACGTATTCAGCCGCTTCCCACGGCAGGTACGCGATCTAGCCAGTAAGCTAAACAAGCAGGTAGAAATTACCCTGCTCGGAAGCTCAACCGAATTAGATAAGAGCCTGATCGAGCGCATCATCGATCCGTTAACCCATCTGGTCCGCAACAGCCTCGATCACGGCATCGAAACGCCAGAAGTTCGTGTTGCGGCGGGAAAAAGCGCGGTAGGAAATCTAACGCTGTCTGCGGAACATCAGGGCGGCAATATCTACATCGAAGTGCGTGATGACGGCGCTGGCTTGAACCGTGAACGTATTTTGGCGAAAGCGCGTTCTCAGGGAATGGCGGTGAGCGACAGCATGACCGATGACGAAGTCGGGTTGCTGATTTTTGCGCCGGGCTTCTCCACCGCAGAACAGGTCACCGACGTGTCTGGACGCGGCGTGGGTATGGACGTCGTGAAGCGAAATATTCAGGAGATGGGCGGCCACGTTGAAATTCAATCGCAGGGCGGAAAGGGCACCACGATCCGCATCGTGTTGCCGTTAACGCTGGCGATCCTCGACGGCATGTCGGTCAAAGTGAATAACGAAGTCTTCATCCTGCCATTAAATGCGGTGATGGAATCCCTTCAGCCTCGCGAAGAAGATCTCTATCCGTTAGCGGGCGGCGAGCGCGTGCTGCAAGTGCGCGGCGAATACTTACCGCTGGTTGAACTGTATAGCGTGTTTGAAGTGCAAGGGGCTAAAACCGATGCCATGCAGGGCATTGTGGTCATCTTGCAAAGTGCGGGCCGTCGCTATGCCTTGCTGGTCGATCAGCTCGTTGGGCAGCACCAAGTGGTGGTAAAAAATCTGGAAACCAACTATCGAAAAGTACCAGGGATTTCAGCCGCTACGATCCTCGGTGATGGCAGCGTGGCGTTGATTGTGGATGTTGCCGCGTTGCAAAACATTAACCGTGAAAAGCGCGTAGCGGTATCTGCGGCATAG
- a CDS encoding GNAT family N-acetyltransferase, giving the protein MEILEGTNNFYVNDAQGNLIAEVVFVPTGEHLAIIDHTDVDESLKGQGVGKRLVAKVVEKMRKENRKIIPLCPFAKHEFDTTPEYQDIRA; this is encoded by the coding sequence GTGGAAATTCTTGAAGGTACCAACAATTTTTATGTGAATGATGCACAAGGTAACCTGATCGCCGAGGTGGTTTTTGTCCCAACCGGTGAACATCTGGCTATTATCGATCACACAGACGTAGATGAAAGTTTGAAGGGTCAAGGCGTTGGTAAACGGTTAGTCGCCAAAGTGGTTGAGAAAATGCGTAAAGAAAATCGCAAAATTATTCCGCTATGCCCGTTCGCCAAGCATGAATTTGACACCACGCCAGAATATCAAGATATCCGTGCCTGA
- the flhC gene encoding flagellar transcriptional regulator FlhC: MSEKSIIQEARDIQLAMELISLGARLQMLESETQLSRGRLIRLYKELRGSPPPKGMLPFSTDWFMTWEQNIHSSMFYNVYAFMINSKSCRGVEAVIRAYKLYLEQCPVMPGEQPVLALTRAWTLVRFVDSGMLESSPCSCCGGSFIAHAHQPLSSFVCSLCQPPSRAIKKRKLSDNLADMFPQLLNEQEKRVV, translated from the coding sequence ATGAGTGAAAAAAGCATTATTCAGGAAGCACGCGACATTCAGCTAGCGATGGAGCTTATCTCTCTGGGGGCACGCCTCCAGATGTTAGAAAGTGAAACGCAATTGAGCCGCGGCCGCCTTATTCGGCTCTACAAAGAGCTGCGAGGCAGTCCTCCGCCGAAAGGCATGTTACCGTTTTCAACCGATTGGTTTATGACGTGGGAACAGAACATTCATTCTTCGATGTTCTATAACGTCTATGCCTTCATGATTAACAGTAAATCATGCCGTGGCGTGGAGGCCGTGATACGAGCCTACAAACTCTATCTTGAACAATGCCCCGTCATGCCAGGTGAACAGCCTGTTTTGGCGTTGACACGCGCTTGGACATTGGTTCGCTTTGTGGATAGCGGGATGCTGGAGTCTTCTCCATGCTCTTGCTGCGGTGGCTCGTTTATTGCGCATGCACACCAACCGCTCAGCTCGTTTGTTTGCAGTTTGTGCCAACCACCGTCACGAGCAATAAAAAAACGTAAACTTTCTGACAATCTTGCCGATATGTTCCCACAATTGCTCAATGAGCAAGAGAAACGCGTGGTGTAA
- the motA gene encoding flagellar motor stator protein MotA, with translation MLILLGYAVVTIAVLGGYMIVGGHLGALYQPAELLIIAGAGIGAFIVGNNGKAIKATLRTLPKLGRGAKYNKALYMEVMGLMYLLLAKARQQGMLTLERDIENPQESELFSNYPRILADKILIEFITDYMRLMVSGNMNAFEIEALMDEEIETFESEAEGPADSLAMVGDSLPAFGIVAAVMGVVHALASADRPAAELGALIAHAMVGTFLGILLAYGFVSPLASLMRQNCAETVKMMQCVKTTLLSSLHGYAPQIAVEFGRKTLYSTERPSFIELEEHVRQVKAPAVQQSAVEEEV, from the coding sequence GTGCTTATTCTATTGGGTTATGCCGTGGTAACTATCGCCGTGCTCGGCGGTTACATGATCGTTGGGGGGCATCTTGGTGCTCTGTATCAGCCCGCTGAGCTGCTCATCATTGCCGGTGCTGGTATTGGCGCATTTATCGTTGGCAACAACGGCAAAGCCATCAAAGCGACGCTACGCACGCTACCCAAACTGGGGCGTGGTGCTAAATACAACAAAGCACTGTACATGGAAGTCATGGGTTTGATGTATCTCTTACTGGCGAAAGCACGCCAGCAAGGCATGCTCACGCTCGAACGCGATATTGAAAACCCGCAGGAAAGTGAACTTTTCTCTAATTATCCCCGAATTCTTGCCGATAAGATCCTTATTGAGTTCATCACGGACTACATGAGATTGATGGTAAGCGGCAACATGAATGCTTTTGAAATTGAAGCACTGATGGACGAAGAGATTGAAACCTTCGAGAGCGAAGCAGAAGGTCCGGCAGATAGTCTGGCGATGGTCGGAGACTCGTTGCCGGCCTTTGGCATTGTGGCCGCGGTTATGGGGGTGGTTCATGCCTTAGCCTCAGCCGATCGTCCTGCCGCAGAGCTGGGCGCGCTGATTGCTCATGCCATGGTCGGTACGTTCTTAGGCATTCTGCTGGCGTATGGATTTGTCTCTCCGCTGGCCTCTCTGATGCGTCAAAACTGTGCCGAAACCGTCAAGATGATGCAGTGCGTGAAAACCACGTTGCTGTCTAGCCTGCATGGTTATGCGCCGCAAATTGCGGTCGAGTTTGGCCGTAAAACGTTGTACTCCACCGAGCGTCCATCGTTTATCGAGCTTGAAGAGCATGTACGTCAGGTGAAAGCGCCTGCGGTACAACAGTCGGCGGTGGAAGAGGAAGTATGA
- a CDS encoding methyl-accepting chemotaxis protein — MFNRIRVSTSLFVLLMVFCLLQLGSTGLSFMSIRSDNNNFSNVQIVNDQREALNQSWVALLQARNTLNRAGTRAALKVPQEKVNELMAGTRSSLQKADLYFNQFLAIPRVTKEGIELTETTKVSYENLRTTLRELIALLEKGDLQGFMDQPTQKVQDLFEVQTQAYAQHVDDVLTKSATENKNSYTLSMLMVVGAVAMLIVVILGSLYWLRKMLISPLNTMRAHFDRIAAGDLSAEIHVFGRNELSQLFGSLQKMQQSLVKTVLTVRQGSDAIYSGLQEIASGNNDLSSRTEQQAASLEETAASMEQLTATVKQNADNARQAARLAKEASGTATTGGEIVSNVVRTMHEIATSSQKIGDITSVIDGIAFQTNILALNAAVEAARAGEQGRGFAVVAGEVRNLAQRSAQAAKEIKGLIDDSVSRVKQGSVLVENAGSTMDEVVRSVARVTDIMGEISSASDEQSRGIEQVALAVTQMDQVTQQNAALVEEAASATQAVEEQANALTRSVAAFHLVSAPAARAVDNPIASSEQSLPKDKDVWQPI; from the coding sequence GTGTTTAACCGAATCCGAGTATCAACCAGTCTATTCGTGCTGCTGATGGTGTTTTGTCTGCTGCAATTAGGATCTACCGGCTTGTCATTTATGTCGATTCGTTCCGATAACAACAACTTTTCTAACGTTCAGATCGTTAACGATCAGCGAGAAGCGCTGAATCAGTCATGGGTTGCTTTGCTGCAGGCGCGTAACACGCTTAACCGCGCTGGCACTAGGGCTGCGTTGAAAGTCCCGCAGGAAAAAGTGAATGAACTAATGGCCGGTACTCGTTCATCACTGCAAAAAGCGGATCTTTATTTTAATCAGTTCTTAGCCATACCACGCGTGACCAAAGAAGGTATTGAGCTGACGGAAACCACCAAAGTGAGCTACGAGAATCTGCGTACTACGCTACGCGAGCTCATTGCGTTATTAGAGAAAGGCGATCTGCAAGGCTTTATGGATCAGCCCACGCAGAAAGTCCAAGACCTGTTTGAAGTCCAGACACAGGCCTATGCCCAGCACGTAGATGATGTGCTGACAAAATCGGCAACGGAAAATAAAAACTCGTACACCCTCTCAATGCTGATGGTGGTGGGTGCCGTGGCAATGCTGATTGTTGTGATTTTAGGCTCGCTGTATTGGCTACGCAAAATGCTGATTTCGCCGCTGAATACCATGCGCGCGCATTTTGATCGCATTGCCGCAGGCGATCTTTCAGCCGAAATTCACGTATTTGGCCGTAATGAACTGAGCCAGCTGTTTGGCAGCCTGCAAAAAATGCAGCAGTCGCTGGTGAAAACGGTATTAACCGTCCGCCAAGGATCTGACGCGATTTATAGCGGTCTGCAAGAGATTGCCTCGGGTAACAACGATCTCTCTTCGCGCACCGAACAGCAGGCCGCTTCGCTGGAAGAAACTGCCGCCAGCATGGAGCAGCTCACCGCAACGGTGAAACAGAACGCCGATAACGCACGTCAGGCGGCACGCTTGGCCAAAGAAGCCTCGGGAACGGCCACCACCGGCGGTGAAATCGTCAGCAATGTAGTGCGTACCATGCACGAGATTGCCACCAGTTCGCAGAAAATTGGCGATATTACCAGCGTGATCGACGGCATTGCTTTCCAAACCAACATTCTGGCGCTGAATGCGGCGGTTGAGGCGGCGCGTGCCGGTGAACAAGGTCGCGGTTTTGCCGTGGTCGCCGGAGAGGTGCGCAATCTGGCGCAGCGCAGCGCGCAGGCAGCAAAAGAAATTAAAGGGCTGATTGATGACTCGGTCAGCCGAGTGAAGCAGGGATCGGTACTGGTTGAAAACGCCGGTAGCACCATGGATGAGGTCGTGCGTTCGGTAGCTCGCGTCACCGACATTATGGGGGAAATCTCCTCTGCTTCCGATGAACAGAGCCGAGGCATAGAACAAGTTGCCTTGGCGGTAACGCAAATGGATCAGGTGACGCAGCAGAACGCGGCACTGGTCGAAGAGGCTGCATCAGCGACGCAGGCGGTGGAAGAGCAAGCCAATGCTCTGACCCGCTCTGTTGCCGCGTTCCATCTGGTATCAGCACCCGCTGCCCGAGCTGTCGATAATCCTATTGCCAGCTCAGAGCAGTCGCTGCCCAAGGACAAAGATGTATGGCAACCGATTTAG
- a CDS encoding alpha/beta hydrolase, with the protein MRSFKSHLFKYAIKRHFAQADLDDVATMRKQMDELGERLPLAQGTHLKSVEPSGIYAEWLTPTNAHADAAILYLHGGAYHMGSCSSHRAMASFIADAAKIPLLLVDYRLAPESPYPAALNDAETVYRWLLNQPEINPKRIFVMGDSAGGGLALALTLRIKSDSALPLPVGIAVLSPWVDLSMSGESVKTRLTRDPFFAHHLHQAERCVKAYSGVASLTDPSVSPLFGDLKSLPPLLIQVGSEEILYSDAERFAQKAEIAGADIRFSRWQGMWHVWQYLVPRMKESRLAIAEIGDFCRNRLQ; encoded by the coding sequence ATGCGTAGTTTTAAAAGCCATCTGTTTAAGTATGCCATTAAGCGTCATTTTGCTCAGGCCGATCTAGATGACGTGGCTACCATGCGCAAACAAATGGATGAGTTAGGGGAGCGTCTCCCTCTCGCTCAGGGGACGCATCTTAAAAGCGTTGAGCCATCCGGCATTTATGCTGAATGGCTTACCCCAACCAATGCTCACGCTGATGCTGCTATCCTCTATTTACACGGTGGCGCCTATCACATGGGCTCATGTTCCAGCCACAGAGCGATGGCATCATTTATCGCCGATGCCGCCAAAATTCCATTATTGCTGGTCGATTATCGCTTAGCGCCAGAATCGCCCTATCCGGCCGCACTCAATGATGCAGAAACCGTTTACCGCTGGCTGCTGAATCAGCCTGAAATTAATCCCAAACGCATTTTCGTGATGGGTGATTCCGCCGGTGGTGGATTAGCCTTGGCGCTAACGCTGCGAATAAAATCAGATTCAGCGCTTCCACTCCCAGTAGGCATTGCGGTGTTGAGCCCTTGGGTCGACCTTTCGATGAGCGGAGAGTCCGTGAAAACACGTCTGACGCGCGATCCTTTTTTTGCGCATCATCTCCATCAAGCCGAGCGCTGTGTAAAAGCCTACAGCGGTGTTGCATCGCTAACCGATCCGAGTGTTTCTCCACTATTTGGAGATTTGAAATCGCTGCCGCCGCTATTGATTCAGGTTGGAAGTGAGGAGATTTTATATAGCGATGCCGAGCGTTTCGCCCAAAAAGCTGAAATCGCCGGGGCTGACATACGCTTCTCTCGCTGGCAGGGGATGTGGCATGTTTGGCAATATCTGGTACCTCGCATGAAAGAGTCACGCTTGGCAATTGCCGAAATTGGCGATTTCTGCCGCAATCGGCTGCAATAA
- a CDS encoding DUF2501 domain-containing protein, translating into MNQKLKQLSRAALILAGVMGMNAAHADLMGSLKSASEQLSSTSSNTSTSASSPSLLGGALGSLMGGNSQALQSTSSANIGGVLSYCVKNNVLAAGNQKIESVKDSLLNKLGTQTESQSYQNGLNGILDLQGKDDVNLNNLGSMTTDMKAKIKTKVCGMVLDQAKKIV; encoded by the coding sequence ATGAACCAAAAATTAAAACAACTGAGCCGTGCCGCGCTGATTTTAGCTGGTGTTATGGGTATGAACGCAGCTCATGCAGATCTCATGGGCTCACTGAAAAGCGCAAGCGAACAGCTTTCGTCTACCAGTTCCAATACTTCAACTAGCGCAAGCAGCCCTTCGTTGCTGGGCGGTGCGTTGGGTTCATTGATGGGAGGAAACTCTCAGGCACTACAATCTACCAGCAGTGCAAACATTGGTGGTGTGCTGAGCTACTGCGTAAAGAACAACGTGCTGGCGGCTGGTAACCAAAAGATCGAATCTGTTAAAGACTCGTTGTTGAATAAATTGGGCACTCAAACAGAGAGCCAGTCTTACCAGAATGGTTTGAACGGTATTTTGGATCTGCAGGGTAAAGATGATGTTAATCTGAACAACTTAGGCTCTATGACGACCGACATGAAGGCAAAAATTAAGACCAAAGTGTGCGGCATGGTATTGGATCAGGCGAAAAAAATCGTTTAA
- the tsr gene encoding methyl-accepting chemotaxis protein encodes MLNRIKVVTSLLLVLGLFGILQMTSGGLFFNALKNDKENFTVLQTIRQQQSTLNGSWVALLQTRNTLNRAGIRYMMDVNKTGSGATVDDLLQIAKTTLQQAEGRWAEYEALPIDPRQSQDATAELKRHYDILHGALSELIQLLSTGKINEFFDQPTQGYQDGFEKSYVTYLTQNDRLYQEAVDDNNSSYSMAMWILVGVLALVAAAIILVWFGIRRTLIVPLNRLIGSIKHIANGDLARSIDVSGTNEMGQLAASLKHMQGELVRTVGNVRQGANAIYSGASEISAGNNDLSSRTEQQAASLEETAASMEQLTATVKQNAENARQASHLALSASETAQRGGKVVANVVQTMHEIAGSSQKIADITSVIDGIAFQTNILALNAAVEAARAGEQGRGFAVVAGEVRNLAQRSAQAAKEIKGLIEDSVNRVDIGSTLVESAGETMGDIVSAVTRVTDIMGEIASASDEQSRGIDQVGQAVSEMDRVTQQNAALVEESASAAAALEEQASMLTQAVSVFRIQQEFKEDIGESRSVKPVISTPAPRIAAADTGDNWETF; translated from the coding sequence ATGTTAAACCGTATAAAAGTTGTCACCAGTTTGCTGTTGGTGCTGGGGTTGTTTGGTATTTTGCAAATGACATCCGGAGGATTGTTCTTTAACGCCCTGAAAAACGACAAGGAAAACTTCACTGTTTTACAAACCATCCGGCAGCAGCAGTCTACGCTGAACGGAAGTTGGGTAGCCTTGCTGCAAACACGAAACACGCTAAACCGTGCTGGCATTCGCTACATGATGGATGTTAACAAAACGGGCAGCGGTGCGACGGTCGATGATTTACTGCAAATTGCTAAAACTACGCTGCAACAGGCAGAGGGGCGCTGGGCTGAATATGAGGCACTGCCTATCGACCCGCGTCAAAGCCAAGATGCGACCGCTGAATTAAAACGTCACTACGATATTCTGCACGGTGCGCTATCTGAGCTTATTCAGCTGTTGTCTACCGGCAAAATCAATGAGTTCTTTGACCAACCGACTCAGGGTTACCAAGACGGATTTGAGAAAAGCTACGTGACCTATCTGACTCAAAACGATCGCCTGTATCAGGAAGCCGTTGATGATAACAACAGCTCTTACAGCATGGCGATGTGGATCTTAGTCGGCGTTCTTGCCTTGGTAGCCGCCGCAATTATTCTGGTTTGGTTTGGTATCCGCAGAACGCTGATCGTGCCGCTAAATCGCTTAATTGGCAGTATCAAGCATATCGCCAATGGCGATCTGGCCCGCAGTATTGATGTGAGCGGCACCAATGAAATGGGGCAGTTAGCCGCAAGCCTTAAGCACATGCAGGGTGAGTTGGTACGTACCGTGGGCAACGTTCGCCAAGGCGCTAACGCCATTTACAGCGGCGCGAGTGAAATCTCAGCCGGTAATAACGATCTCTCTTCACGTACCGAGCAGCAGGCCGCATCGCTGGAAGAAACCGCAGCCAGCATGGAACAGCTAACCGCAACGGTGAAACAAAACGCCGAAAATGCGCGTCAGGCCAGCCATCTTGCGCTAAGTGCTTCTGAAACCGCCCAGCGCGGCGGCAAAGTGGTGGCTAACGTGGTGCAGACCATGCATGAAATTGCTGGCAGCTCACAAAAAATCGCAGACATCACCAGCGTTATCGACGGCATTGCTTTCCAAACCAATATTCTGGCGCTGAATGCGGCGGTTGAAGCCGCGCGCGCCGGTGAACAGGGGCGCGGTTTTGCGGTGGTGGCGGGCGAAGTTAGAAACCTAGCCCAGCGCAGTGCTCAGGCCGCTAAAGAGATCAAAGGCCTGATTGAAGATTCCGTTAACCGTGTGGATATCGGCTCAACCTTAGTGGAAAGCGCCGGTGAAACCATGGGTGATATCGTCAGTGCGGTGACGCGCGTTACCGACATTATGGGCGAAATCGCCTCTGCGTCGGATGAGCAAAGCCGCGGGATCGATCAGGTCGGTCAGGCGGTGTCTGAAATGGACCGCGTTACCCAGCAAAACGCCGCGTTGGTTGAGGAATCTGCCTCTGCCGCCGCTGCCTTGGAAGAACAGGCCAGCATGCTAACGCAGGCGGTGTCTGTTTTCCGTATCCAACAAGAGTTCAAAGAAGACATCGGCGAAAGTCGCAGCGTCAAACCGGTTATTTCCACGCCTGCGCCACGTATCGCGGCAGCGGATACTGGAGACAATTGGGAAACGTTCTAA
- the cheW gene encoding chemotaxis protein CheW yields the protein MTGLASVTKLAGETVGQEFLVFTLGDEEYGIDILKVQEIRGYDQVTRIANTPAFIKGVTNLRGVIVPIIDLRVKFLQENVTYNDNTVVIVLNFSQRVVGIVVDGVSDVLSLTTDQIRPAPEFAVTLSTEYLTGLGSLGERMLILVDIEKLLSSEEMALVESVTV from the coding sequence ATGACAGGACTGGCTTCTGTAACCAAACTGGCGGGAGAAACTGTAGGGCAGGAGTTTCTGGTTTTCACTCTCGGCGATGAAGAATACGGCATCGATATATTAAAAGTACAAGAGATCCGTGGCTACGATCAGGTCACGCGTATTGCCAATACGCCTGCGTTTATCAAAGGCGTCACTAATCTACGCGGCGTCATTGTGCCGATCATCGATCTGCGCGTGAAGTTCTTACAGGAAAACGTGACCTACAACGACAATACAGTGGTGATCGTGCTCAACTTTAGCCAGCGCGTGGTTGGCATCGTGGTGGATGGCGTATCCGATGTGCTGTCGTTAACCACCGATCAGATCCGTCCGGCGCCTGAATTTGCCGTCACGCTATCGACCGAATATCTCACCGGCTTAGGGTCACTGGGCGAGCGTATGCTGATTCTGGTTGATATTGAAAAGCTGTTAAGCAGCGAAGAGATGGCGCTGGTGGAAAGTGTTACGGTGTAA
- the flhD gene encoding flagellar transcriptional regulator FlhD, with the protein MSTSEILKHIYDINLSYLLLAQRLIHEEKASAMFRLGINNEMADSLALLTLPQMVKLAETNQLVCQFRFSDHETIQKLTQESRVDDLQQIHTGIMLSSHLLKQLSPTDACPPHKRV; encoded by the coding sequence ATGAGTACCTCTGAAATACTCAAGCATATTTATGACATCAATTTGTCATATTTGTTATTAGCACAGCGTCTAATTCATGAAGAGAAGGCTTCAGCGATGTTTAGGCTGGGGATTAACAATGAAATGGCAGATTCTTTGGCTCTCTTAACCCTGCCGCAGATGGTTAAATTAGCTGAAACTAATCAGTTGGTTTGCCAGTTCCGTTTCAGCGACCACGAAACGATTCAAAAATTGACGCAAGAGTCACGCGTTGACGATCTCCAGCAGATCCATACTGGAATTATGCTTTCCAGCCATTTGCTGAAGCAGCTTTCGCCAACAGATGCCTGCCCCCCTCACAAAAGAGTCTGA
- a CDS encoding universal stress protein, which produces MSYRRVLVAVAQAPDSIKLVEKAIAIVRPYQGEITLLTLCNEADLCSSFAGSMLGSLRELIHEEANLFLEQLRSQADYPISRTIVCNGELADGVIYACSESPVDLVICGNHCEGFLKRILNSATHIIDKTHTDVLIVPL; this is translated from the coding sequence ATGAGCTACAGGAGAGTTCTCGTTGCCGTTGCACAGGCACCGGACAGCATTAAACTCGTTGAAAAAGCTATCGCAATCGTTCGCCCCTATCAGGGCGAAATTACACTACTGACCTTGTGCAATGAGGCCGACCTTTGTTCTAGTTTTGCTGGGTCGATGCTGGGCTCTTTGCGAGAGCTTATTCACGAAGAGGCCAACCTGTTTTTAGAGCAGCTGCGTTCACAGGCTGACTACCCCATTAGCCGCACTATCGTTTGCAATGGGGAATTAGCTGATGGCGTGATTTATGCGTGTAGTGAAAGCCCGGTTGATTTGGTGATTTGTGGTAACCACTGCGAAGGCTTCCTAAAGCGCATTTTAAACTCGGCAACCCACATTATCGACAAAACCCACACCGATGTTTTAATCGTCCCGCTTTAA